Within the Eleginops maclovinus isolate JMC-PN-2008 ecotype Puerto Natales chromosome 5, JC_Emac_rtc_rv5, whole genome shotgun sequence genome, the region attcataataaaaacatccaTTGCTTGGAAATTTGCTTCTAATTAAACAACCTAAAGCTTATcacaaaagaaaatcacttaACTTATTAAATTAATTTGCTTCTCTGCTTCAGAATGAAGACAAATTCCAAATGGTGGCACAGCATCAAGTGCAGCTTGAAAGCCAGCAAAAGAGTTCTTTTGAGCTCAGCAGTCTGATGAAGGAGctggacaaagagagagagaggacaacTCATACCGAGACAAACCTGACAAACTTTAGAGACAGGATGATGTCGCTGAAGAGTCGCAGAGGAGTGGAGCGAGTTGAAGAGATGGAAGTACTGGTGTACTATCGCGACCCAAAACTGGAAAGTGATTTGGTCGATCTGCAGAAAACCTTTCATGAAGAGTCCCTCAGGCGTAGCACCACCCACAGTGAAGTTGAGGTTTTGAACAAGAAAATCATCATCCTTGAAGAAACACTCAAAAGTAACAAACCCAAACTGTTGACCAGAGAGGTGACAGAGTTTGAGAGAGATCCTCAGTTGGATGTAGAAGCCACTAAGACAAGAGATGAGATAGCCAGGATGAGGGATGAAATTCGAGTAAGAGATGGGGAACATGTTCAGATGAAGACAGAAGTCACGATTCTTCAGCAGAAGAGACCACCCACCAAAGAGAGAATAGTTAAGAAGGAAGTGGTGAAAGTGGAACAGGACCCACAGATGTTGAGATCAGTGCGTACATTTGAGACGGAAATTTCTGAGGAGGACAGGAATATCAAGCTCACCAATGATGAAATCTTCCAGACAAGGAGCCAGATTAATGCTCTTGAGAGGCTGATTCCTTACATTCAGCCTAAGATCATCACCAAGGAAGTGAAAAAGATTGAACAAGATCCCGAGCTCATCACTGAATCTAAGAGGGTTCGAACAAGCATTGAGGAAGAAAGGATTGAAAACAACACTTTGTCCAAAGAGCTTTTGGATTTCCAGAGTCGCTACAGAGAAGTTCAAGGCTGGAGGCCAAAAGTCGAGGTGAAGGAAATCGTTAATGAGATCTACCGGTTAGACCCAAGCACAGAGCAGGAGATTATGCGGCTCAAGAAAGACATACAAGACACCATCAAGCAGCGCTCTGACATGGAAAGAGAAATCACCTCGGTCACGACTAATGTGTACACCCTTCGCTCTGAGAAGCCCAAGGTGGAGATGAAGGAAGTCCTTCAAGAGGTGGTTAAGGAGGAAAGAAGTCCTGAAAATGAGAGAGAGCTTCAGAGGCTAAATGATCAAGTGAACTATTTGGAGACCACTTACAACTCCCTGGAGGACCAGGTGAGACTCCACAGGAAGGAGAGGGAtgaatggaaaactgagaagtCCAAAATAGAGACAAAAGTGGTCACTAGAGAAGTCATCAAGTATGAACCTGATCCTCTGTTGGAGAAAGAAGCTGACCGGCTAAGAAGAGATGTGCGGGAGGAGGCACAGCTGCGGCGCAACACTGAAGAGATGGTGTTTGATCTGAAGAACAAGTACATCCTGTTGGAGAGACAAAAGCCTGAGGAGAAGGTAGTTATGAAGGAGGTTGTACGTTTACAGAAGGACCCAAGGCAGAGGCTCGAGCATGATCGGCTCAGCAGGAGCCTGGATGACGAAGTAAAGACCCGCCGTCAGAGTAACctagagctgcagcagctgaggaCCAAGGTGGAAGATCTACAGAGGATCCTGAGAGAGAGTGATGAGCACCAAAAGAGGGTTCAAGCTGAGTTTGAACTCAGAGAGATCCGAATGCGCATCACACAGCTTGAAAATGCCCCACCTCCCGTTGAGGAAAGTATTATTGTTGAGGAGGTACTGAAGGTTGAAAGAGACCCAAAACTGGAGAGGATGACAAGCGGTCTTCGGTCAGACATGGATAAGCAAACCAGCGATATCCTGCGCATCCAGAGAGACATCCGTAACATCACTCATAAGCTTGAAATCCTGCAGAGGGAAAAGTCTGGTGAGAGGACAGTGTACAAAGAGGTTGTCCGTGTGGAGAAAGACCAGGCAGTTGAATCCGAGAGGGATCACCTGAGGAAACAGGTGTCTCAGCAAAGATTTGAAAGACAGGACCTGGAAGAGGAAATCAGACGTTTCAACAGTAAAATCAACCTTCTGATGAGCGGCAAATCTAGCTCTTCAAGAGAAGAAACCACTCTTATTTCGAACAAAGATGCCTTacagagggagaaggaaaaCCTCACTCGGGAACTCAGGACCCTTGAAGCCTCAAAACATGACATCAGCTTGTCTTACCAGCAGCAAACCAGACTAATGAGTGACAGAACGCAGATGGGAAGGCAGAAGAGCCTTAAGATGGAGTCTGATGCTCAGCGTCTGGAGAGGGAGATTCtggaagaaaaagacaggatCCATCAGCGAGACAGCACGCTCCGGGATCTCCTGATGAACGTGCAGAAAGAGGAGCAAGCAGAGACAAGGACCAAAGAGACCAATGTGTCTACCAAAATCAGCATTCTGGATCCAGATACAGGCAAAGACATGTCCCCTTATGAAGCCTACATGCAGGGCCTGATTGATCGTCAACAGTACATTAACCTGCAGGAGCTGGAATGTGACTGGGAGGAGATTACTTCCCTGGGACCTGATGGGGAGACATCTGTACTCCAAGATCGCAAAAGTGGAAAGCAGTTCCCAATCAAAGATGCCCTGAAGGAAGGCCGGCTGACAGAGTATGATCTACAACAGTATAAAAAAGGCAAGATGCCCATCTCAGAGTTTGCCTTGCTGGTTGCCGGTGAAAACAACAAGCAACCCCAGTTCAACTCAATCACCCACACAACCTCCACAACAGTGAATTCAGCCCCCCCTGACCTCTCCACTGTTAAAGAAATATACCCAGTTGCTGGAGTAATggacacaaacactgacacctGCTTTACAATTCGCAGCGCCACCTTGCGTAAACTGATTGACTCCGGCACCGCCCACAAACTTCTAGAGGCACAGGCATCAACAGGGGGCATCATCGACATAAGCAACAATCAGAGATACACAGTTCAGAAGGCAACAGGAAGAGGCCTTATTGAGGACAGCCAAGTCCAGAGGCTACTCAATGCACAAAAGGCCTTCACTGGTGTTGAAGACCCCATGACCAGAGAGGTTTTGTCCGTGGGAGAAGCTGTGCAGAAAGGCTGGATGCCCAAGGACACTGCCATCCGCTACATGGAGGCACAGCACCTGACGGGTGGGCTGGTCAATCCCAATACCGGCCGCAGAACAAGCCTCTTTGATGCCCTTGGGTCCAAAATGATCGATAGCACAATGATGAGGGAGCTGCAGGCTGAAACGACATACATCAAGGATATTGTAGACCCAATCACAAAGGAGAAGATCAACTACAAACAAGCTCTGGATCGCTGTAAGAAAGACCCTGTGTCAGGCCTACCAATGCTGTCTGCCTCCTCCAAAGATTCTGGTTACAACTCTACTAAATATGCAAGATTCTAGATGTGTTTACAACAGAGTTGGAGTTATCTGATCTGTGGAGTGATGTGATAAAAAGTCTGCCATTATATATTATAGTTACAATGTACATTTTGACTCAGGAAAAGTCTTTTAATGCAATGCTTTCTCACTAGCCAAAATGATTGCTGCTGTGTTGCCTTTGTTTACCAAACATATCTGATGTGggcagatgtttttttatttaatttaaaaacagagaATATAAATTCAGTTTATCTTTGATATTATTGTGTTATGAGGGATAATGGAACATGGTGCAATGCTAATTACAAAGATTAATTTGATTCTATATTACTCGTGGGTTATCCTTGACATTGTTGACTTTAAACTCAATCTTGTTTGATACTTTATGAAGaaacaaatatcaataaattaaattataatggTTAAAGAGCATGGACCTTCAgtgatgtgttgtatttttttttttttttaaagaagacacGGGTTGGAACAATAGACGGgtttcaacatttacatttaacaatGTAATACCAGCTTCATCTTATTTGGCTATCCAATACATTTGGATTGCTTAACATTTATAATTCAGTATACAATTTTAAACTTTTGATATTTCAACGAATGGAATAAAGTTATGTTTTCTAATATACATGACCCATACATGACACAGTTTTCAAAGCATGTAAAAACGACTTCTTAGTCCCAGCATATCAAATggtaacatttcaaaaatatcaaatgtcTCAACACATAGGTTATTGCACCTTTAGTAATGGATCTAAAACAGTTGCTTTTATATCTTCATTAACCAAATATGAAACCATTATGCCAATCCATTCATTGGGGCCTCAATTATCAATTAGCAAAGGATGGACTACCTGTTATGGTCACTGAGAGAAAAGTAAGCCAAAAGTTTACTAGCAAACAGCTTCAGAGGCAGAGCAGAAGTCCTGATATTCAACGAGCATCCTTAGAAACTCAGGAGACCCTGGTCAGGTTGCGTGTGCAAGTTGTTCAGCATCACACGGTTTGTTCTCCCTCTCCCTGAAAAAGCTCCTTTGCTCATTGATGGCTTTCTGTAGAAGAGCAACATTTACACCATCAACGCAGTTGAGCACACGGGCACGGACCATCGCACCAACCCCTTCAAGGCGAGAAGATGCAGAGATGAAGAATGAGCAGatataatgaaatgaatgagaGTGTAGTTCAACTAGATTGATCTCTATTTCAGCACATCAATTCTATTAGATAGGTGTTTAATACAatgataaatgtgtttacacTGTTCGAGTTAATTTAGTGTCCCATAACCTATCATATAATTAATATGCACTATATACATTTCTACATATAATATACACTATACTTCAACTATACTTCTTCCAGATAGCAGGTCAATTTAATTTTTCAATGATACAACACATGGActcaaaaaaacagaaactctgatatgaaaatataatatataatttgaGGGATCAGAGATGGATAAGAAAGTCTTTACTTACCCTCAGCACTTTCAATTTCACCAAGAACAATATACTGGGCCCCAATTATTGGGTTAAAAGGCTCAACAAACAACGTGTGGATGACCA harbors:
- the evpla gene encoding envoplakin a; this translates as MFKKKESKDSLLKSSKMQASSLALLIAQMQKNADTVEKDILRAEELLAVDLENDKKDQPFKHQKEISDKLGEAEGLLQDLFLAVAKAKKSKHPQAMEIESDVLQLHKRWLEDCNVYREIFEQVDDVSLMPRIDWEPVLNQKQKLVNVEEYGPTMADLEKQVAAHNILHKEVEAYSSQLCVSSAGSKEKYAVLKKQYNNLLDNSKWRRHYLNSLYEYMHGCNKELAFLGEEQDKIKKQDWSDRMVDPPDVRRQYENFKNNSLLAHESEVNKLQDEGERLIGLKHPASDTIQAQKDAVRNEWQKFLNLCICQETHLDSLEEYKKYQMETEQLSETLTKLNNNLDPKAISKKSNSETLLQLEAEEKAVQNSEQLLADLRRCSTTIAPLKLRRNAPTRPITVESLCDWETDEDSLERGDKFTLKSNSDENWDVASTDGATRTFPGVCFQIPPPDPEAIDKVDLLGGELADIKKRRAALAASLKNHKSDLSRAQQPAPVSSAPLDPKVKALSQQLDKLDSNLASAEESMLSRLRAPLSRSDPAGDLAKRLREQEEAARALKSLEQQKLAAQADMQPLLSKDPSSSQLPLKLSGANNKFDSMAALADLYTKKANASLQLESQIKKVDGLVSGFEKNLSNDSPIPDVANAIQARTNDIQYQRKSVAAAQDDMKKLSQDLDATEQLCSSLQQGYQEYCPDIRRQRTEVKQLQTRYGNVANQLKERENLLQEASTKNQEFQSTSKSLKSFLDNLPQNKVDVRDDLSQVAAKESSQERVVDDLKRKGDDVDRVSDLSEDLQGLLNEYETNVDKYNSTLEDAGATVAKKPRIITLADSVQKEEKDLVNRYAEATAENTQRQKQMGLAKNLILQNEDKFQMVAQHQVQLESQQKSSFELSSLMKELDKERERTTHTETNLTNFRDRMMSLKSRRGVERVEEMEVLVYYRDPKLESDLVDLQKTFHEESLRRSTTHSEVEVLNKKIIILEETLKSNKPKLLTREVTEFERDPQLDVEATKTRDEIARMRDEIRVRDGEHVQMKTEVTILQQKRPPTKERIVKKEVVKVEQDPQMLRSVRTFETEISEEDRNIKLTNDEIFQTRSQINALERLIPYIQPKIITKEVKKIEQDPELITESKRVRTSIEEERIENNTLSKELLDFQSRYREVQGWRPKVEVKEIVNEIYRLDPSTEQEIMRLKKDIQDTIKQRSDMEREITSVTTNVYTLRSEKPKVEMKEVLQEVVKEERSPENERELQRLNDQVNYLETTYNSLEDQVRLHRKERDEWKTEKSKIETKVVTREVIKYEPDPLLEKEADRLRRDVREEAQLRRNTEEMVFDLKNKYILLERQKPEEKVVMKEVVRLQKDPRQRLEHDRLSRSLDDEVKTRRQSNLELQQLRTKVEDLQRILRESDEHQKRVQAEFELREIRMRITQLENAPPPVEESIIVEEVLKVERDPKLERMTSGLRSDMDKQTSDILRIQRDIRNITHKLEILQREKSGERTVYKEVVRVEKDQAVESERDHLRKQVSQQRFERQDLEEEIRRFNSKINLLMSGKSSSSREETTLISNKDALQREKENLTRELRTLEASKHDISLSYQQQTRLMSDRTQMGRQKSLKMESDAQRLEREILEEKDRIHQRDSTLRDLLMNVQKEEQAETRTKETNVSTKISILDPDTGKDMSPYEAYMQGLIDRQQYINLQELECDWEEITSLGPDGETSVLQDRKSGKQFPIKDALKEGRLTEYDLQQYKKGKMPISEFALLVAGENNKQPQFNSITHTTSTTVNSAPPDLSTVKEIYPVAGVMDTNTDTCFTIRSATLRKLIDSGTAHKLLEAQASTGGIIDISNNQRYTVQKATGRGLIEDSQVQRLLNAQKAFTGVEDPMTREVLSVGEAVQKGWMPKDTAIRYMEAQHLTGGLVNPNTGRRTSLFDALGSKMIDSTMMRELQAETTYIKDIVDPITKEKINYKQALDRCKKDPVSGLPMLSASSKDSGYNSTKYARF
- the ten1 gene encoding CST complex subunit TEN1 produces the protein MLPAAAVFHFPWEINSGAVQEGESVRVLGRLVCYQPEESRATLSAQHASKEHQVVIHTLFVEPFNPIIGAQYIVLGEIESAEGVGAMVRARVLNCVDGVNVALLQKAINEQRSFFRERENKPCDAEQLAHAT